The segment GGATACTAAGTTATCCCAAGTAAGTTGTGGCGCGGCCTGTAAATATCTATTTTCTAGTTCAGAAAAACGATGATGAGGCATAGCGAAGAAAAGTACTGAGATAAGAAACGTCGAACTAACAAATCCAACGACTAGTAATCGCTCTGATATGTGCTTCATAAAGTCTTCCTCCCTAAAAACGGAAATATAAAAATGGATTAAATGTGGCATCTACTAAGTAGGCAACCGAAAGTAAATAGAGAAATCCATACCAAGCTAAATGGGCGATTGATAATCTAGGATATCGCTTCAACGGTAAAGAGGCGATGACTAATACGATAAGCAAAATGGTATTTGTATAAAACAAGTACATTGTTTCGTTATTCCACAGAGCTTGACCATTGAACCCCCACATGGCAGCCAAATAGCCAATAATTAAAGAAGGTTTTTCAAAGGCAAATAGTACCCACCCCATAAGAATGAGAAGAATGGCATAAAGATGTCTAATAAAGCGTGGTGCACGTTGAAGTAATGCTAATCCCCACCATTTTTCAAAAATGAGAATGACACCAAAATACAATCCCCACAGTATAAAGTTCCAGCTTGCGCCATGCCAAAAGCCTGTTAGCATCCAAACAATTAAAATATTTCGCGTTTGAATGGCTAACCCTCGTCGATTCCCACCAAGCGGAATGTAAACATATTCGCGAAACCAACTGCTAAGCGATATATGCCATCTCCGCCAAAAGTCAGTAATGCTTTGGGCTATATAAGGTTTGTTGAAATTTTCGTTAAATCGGAAACCAAACATAAGACCGAGACCAATCGCCATATCTGAATAACCACTAAAATCAAAATAAATTTGGAAAGCAAATGCGATAATACCTAACCAGGCTGTTAACACAGGCATCGACGCTGGATTGGAACTCGAAATGGTATCCCATAGCAAGCCGATATTGTTGGCAAGTAGCACCTTCTTCGCTAATCCAATGGTAAACCTACGAACACCTTCCGCAAACATCTTCATATTTTCAGTGCGCTGTTTTAGCTGTTCTGCAATCGTGCTATATTTCACAATCGGCCCTGCTACTAATTGTGGGAACAGGGCGACATATGTGCCGAAGTCTATCCAGTTTCGCTGTGCTTTTGCTGTCCCACGGTAGACGTCGATAATATAAGACATCGACTGGAACGTGTAAAAGGATATTCCGATAGGCAAAGGCAGATCGGTTAACGGGATATTCGTCCCGAGTAACGCATTGACATTTTGAATGAGAAAATCAGCATATTTAAAATAAGATAACAGCAAGAGGTTCACAATAATGGAACATGCAACAATGGCTTTACGCTTTACGGAGGTCATATTCGGTTTATCTAGGAGCAAACCGAAACAAAAATCTGTCAGCGTAGACACTAACATGATGACGATGTAGACCGGTTCACCCCATGCATAAAAAATAAGGCTCATTATAAATAAAATGAGGTTTTTAAACTTTCTTGGCGAGCAATAATAAAGCGTTAACACGGCTGGCAAGAACAAGAATAGGAAAAGAAGGCTACTAAATACCATCGTCGTTTATTTTTCTGTGAAGAAGCGATCATAAACTGTTATTAGTTTGTCTGCTTGATCAGAAATAACGAATAATACATAATTTCCTTTTGTTACGATTTTGTGATTCTTTGCATTTTCATATTGATCCGGAAGATATTGTTCGAATGACTTCATGGCATTTTCAGCTCTTCCCTTTACTTTTGCTAATACTTCCGCGATATCATTTACGTCTCTCACTTTAAAGATAGCAATTTCATTCGAATGTACCATCATCATTGGAATTCGAACGGAGAAATCTTCAAGTTTTGCCGCATCTAAATCGTAAACATTCTTCAAATCCTCTGCCGTTAATTCCATTAGTGCGGGTTGTTCCACTTCTGCTAGCATTTGCTCGGTCATTTCTTTGGCAGATACATTTGGCTCAATTGGCGCTGTCTTATCATCCGTTGTAGAAGTTTTGTTTCCAGAGCATGCCGAAACTACTAGTACTAACACCATCGTTAGCATAATTACTATCATTTTTTTCATAATATTATCTCCTTTTATTAATTATTTGATTACAAAGGGATTAGACGTAGGAAGTCTACTAACGTTACATAAAATTAAATATTTTTAAGTAATATTTTTTATGCATATGGAGATAGTATGTTTCATTTGTGATGCTACATACTTGATTTGTTAATTAATTTTAGGTTTTCTGGTTATGGTATTTTTACAAATCTAACAGTCATTTACAATTCTTAATGGACACTTAATCTTTGTTTTATTTTTGCTTAACTTTTGAATTGTATAGTTTGGATAGATTCAAAAAAAAAACAAAAGTGGGGTCTTTTCATGAAGTGGAGAAATCATTTATTAGTGGCAACAGTTTTATCAGTATGTACTTTGGCGGCATGTAGTAATGATGTGGATTCAGGTAGTGCAC is part of the Solibacillus sp. FSL K6-1523 genome and harbors:
- a CDS encoding MBOAT family O-acyltransferase is translated as MVFSSLLFLFLFLPAVLTLYYCSPRKFKNLILFIMSLIFYAWGEPVYIVIMLVSTLTDFCFGLLLDKPNMTSVKRKAIVACSIIVNLLLLSYFKYADFLIQNVNALLGTNIPLTDLPLPIGISFYTFQSMSYIIDVYRGTAKAQRNWIDFGTYVALFPQLVAGPIVKYSTIAEQLKQRTENMKMFAEGVRRFTIGLAKKVLLANNIGLLWDTISSSNPASMPVLTAWLGIIAFAFQIYFDFSGYSDMAIGLGLMFGFRFNENFNKPYIAQSITDFWRRWHISLSSWFREYVYIPLGGNRRGLAIQTRNILIVWMLTGFWHGASWNFILWGLYFGVILIFEKWWGLALLQRAPRFIRHLYAILLILMGWVLFAFEKPSLIIGYLAAMWGFNGQALWNNETMYLFYTNTILLIVLVIASLPLKRYPRLSIAHLAWYGFLYLLSVAYLVDATFNPFLYFRF
- a CDS encoding DUF4358 domain-containing protein; the protein is MKKMIVIMLTMVLVLVVSACSGNKTSTTDDKTAPIEPNVSAKEMTEQMLAEVEQPALMELTAEDLKNVYDLDAAKLEDFSVRIPMMMVHSNEIAIFKVRDVNDIAEVLAKVKGRAENAMKSFEQYLPDQYENAKNHKIVTKGNYVLFVISDQADKLITVYDRFFTEK